One Glycine max cultivar Williams 82 chromosome 4, Glycine_max_v4.0, whole genome shotgun sequence DNA segment encodes these proteins:
- the LOC102665902 gene encoding uncharacterized protein → MACPEGKKVAFGTYTLVEEVEYWWENTHQCLEAEGQDVTWDVFKRVFLEKYFPKDVRNKKEMEILELKQGNMTVAKYATKFEELVRYFPHYQGRDGESSKCVKFLNGLGPEVKQVVNYQGVRQFPLLVNMC, encoded by the coding sequence ATGGCATGTCCGGAGGGGAAAAAAGTTGCTTTTGGTACATATACTCTGGTGGAGGAAGTTGAGTATTGGTGGGAGAATACTCACCAATGCCTAGAGGCTGAAGGTCAAGATGTGACCTGGGATGTCTTCAAGAGGGTATTTTTGGAGAAATACTTTCCTAAGGATGTTAGGAATAAGAAGGAGATGGAGATCTTGGAGCTCAAGCAGGGAAACATGACTGTGGCTAAATATGCAACCAAGTTTGAGGAGCTGGTGAGGTACTTTCCCCATTATCAAGGGAGAGATGGTGAAAGTTCCAAATGTGTGAAGTTTCTGAACGGCTTGGGACCTGAAGTGAAGCAAGTTGTGAATTACCAGGGTGTTCGTCAATTTCCACTCTTGGTTAACATGTGCTAG